A stretch of Gorilla gorilla gorilla isolate KB3781 chromosome 9, NHGRI_mGorGor1-v2.1_pri, whole genome shotgun sequence DNA encodes these proteins:
- the LOC101127913 gene encoding olfactory receptor 4A8-like, whose translation MRQNNNITEFVLLGFSQDPDVQNALFVMFLLTYIVTMVGNVLIVVTIIASPSLGSPMYFFLACLSFVDAVYSTTISPILIVDLLCDKKTISFPACMGQVFINHLCGGTEIFLLVVMACDHYVAICKPLHYLTIMNRQICILLLVLAVTGGFVHSAFQILVVYSLPFCGPKVIDHFFCDMYPLLELACTDTYFIGLTVVFNGGAMCVVIFTLPLISYGVMQNSLKTYSQEGRLKALSTCSSHITVVVLFFVPCIFIYVRPVSNFPIDKFMSVFFTFITPMLNRFIYTLRNSEMRNAVEKLL comes from the exons ATGAGACAGAATAACAATATTACAGAATTTGTCCTCCTGGGCTTTTCTCAGGATCCTGATGTGCAAAATGCATTATTTGTCATGTTTTTACTCACATATATTGTGACTATGGTGGGGAACGTACTCATTGTGGTGACTATTATTGCCAGCCCCTCCTTGGGCTCCCCAATGTACTTTTTCCTTGCCTGCCTGTCTTTTGTAGACGCTGTGTATTCCACCACCATTTCTCCCATATTGATTGTAGACTTACTTTGTGATAAAAAGACTATTTCCTTCCCAGCTTGCATGGGCCAGGTATTTATAAACCACTTGTGTGGTGGTACTGAGATCTTCCTTCTGGTGGTAATGGCCTGTGATCACTATGTGGCCATCTGTAAGCCACTGCACTATTTGACCATCATGAATCGACAGATTTGCATCCTTCTCTTGGTGTTGGCTGTGACTGGAGGTTTTGTGCATTCTGCATTTCAAATTCTTGTTGTGTACAGTCTCCCTTTCTGTGGCCCCAAAGTCATTGATCACTTTTTCTGTGACATGTACCCATTATTGGAACTAGCATGCACTGACACCTACTTTATAggcctcactgtggttttcaatGGTGGAGCAATGTGTGTGGTCATCTTTACCCTTCCACTCATCTCCTATGGAGTCATGCAAAACTCCCTTAAAACTTACAGTCAGGAAGGGAGGCTTAAAGCCCTGTCTACCTGCAGCTCCCACATTACCGTGGTTGTCCTGTTTTTTGTTCCctgtattttcatatatgttaGACCTGTTTCAAACTTTCCTATTGATAAATTCATGagtgtattttttacatttattacacCGATGTTGAACCGTTTTATATACACATTGAGAAATTCAGAGATGAGAAATGCTGTAGAAAAACTCTTGT GA